The Maylandia zebra isolate NMK-2024a linkage group LG14, Mzebra_GT3a, whole genome shotgun sequence genome includes the window AGCTTATCGAGATTTGCATGTCACAAAGTGGGCGGTACATCAAACAGATAATTTTTGATCACGATTGCCTTGAACTGTCaagacatatatacatatatgtatttatattttccttCCTGGTATGACATCTCTGTCCAATCATAGCAGCCACCTGTTGTTTTAGTTAGCGCCTGTGTGGTTCTCGAATTCACAGCAAAGAGATATTAGACGTCAAATTAAAACCCTGGTTTCAGTATATATTAGTAGTTTGTGTCTAATTTCAGGTTTTCTCCTCCGTAAAACCTGACAGCAGATTCTGATGCTGGAAAAACGAATCATTTCTTATTTATGAGAAAAAGCCCATTTTGTGGTCTTCTTATTGTTTTAACCTAAATAATAACTCATCTGTATGAACAGCCTAGATACCCttattagggttttttttttaatttattgcttGGCACAATTGCTTTGGGATTTACGAGGTTAGGTCTCAAGCTAAAGCTTAAAGAGGCCTGCAAAttataagaaagaaaataactGTCCTAACTGGAAGTTCTGTGCTCATATTGGTATTTTGTAAACATAACCCTGACATTACAGCTAGGATGTGTTTAAAACCATAGGACAAAGTTAACAGGCCTCTTCGCCTCTGATGCTCAGTGAGCTCAGCTGCGGCCTGCAGGGACGCTCTTCGGGGAAAAGGCTGAGAGGAAAAGACTGCAGCAGAAGGCTGAGTAGGCCTCATTCTCATTCTCAAAGCATTCACACTCTTTAGCATACAAAGACATTCATCCCTTGGACAACTTATGTTGCTGCTGCAACAAGCACTCGTACTTTGAGATGCCTACCAAAACGTTTGTGTGGAAGGTCTTGCCGGGCCTGTCCCTTCGCTGTGGAAGCCTCTCTGGTGTTTGTTTAGAAGGAGGAGAGCGACTACCCAGCTCCCATTCTTCCTCTAGCCCGGATCAGGTCATTACCACTTTCCCTTCGTCACTGCCGTCTGTGGACTATGGCTCTGGCAGAGGTTCCCGGTTCCTGCTGTGCGAAGTTGCCTTCTGGaggctgctgctactgctgcgTCACTCCCGCTGCATCACTGACCCACAAAGAGGAACTGAGAAGGAGGGGTGGTGTTGTGAATGTGTGCAGTAAATGGATAAGCATGAAAAAACCCACACAGCCCTACACCAAGTCAGTAATCAAATGGATGTGGCTGATGTCTCTGTGCCTCAGAGTGAGGCCTAGCTGTTGCTGTGGTATTTGGGAAGTGGGTCTGGGAGACAGATTCTTTATTGTTACGTAATGAATATTTTTCCTAGACCAGACTCAGCTGAGAAGGCGGTGTCAGGGGCTAATAATAGGTCATGGTACCCACCATTCAGGGCTGTATGCTGTCATGTCAGATCACTCCAGCACACAGCTATCATTTGGCCACAGAAATATTTGATATTGCAGGAAGGCGCGGTCATTTATGTTAAACTACCTGCAGTTTAACACGTGTTCTACTTTTTGTTATAACACAAGGGCTTACTtaggttttgtttctttttttggcatTCTTACATGACAGTAGGACTGTATTATGTTATTCTTTTAAAATTTACTATAACATGCCAGCTCTGATTCTAAAGTACCtgtaaacagagaaaaacagtgCATACCTTTGTCTTATGTTACTGTAGCTTGCTGGTACAGGTTTCAGGAGAGGTAGGTAGGACTGCTGTGTCAGATGTCCTTACACACGTATATGTACAAGCTTTTAATCCAGAATAAGTAAGTTGGAGTCTTTTAGGCCTTGATATGGTAACCAGAACTACAGCACTTGTTTTGCACACGTTACCTTTACATACTTGatttcccccctcctcctcctcctcctcctcctgtcatCTGACTCATTTTGACGTTTTTATTGTGACattgctccctctgctggctgctTCAGTGATCCCACAGAAAGCCAGGCTGCCTTGTGTATGCAAAGACAGCGGAGGCCGGTTGAGGGCTTTCAGCAGAGGGCGCAGCCAGCAGTTCACCAGCAAATGTAAACAGGAAGTATGACATGATGTCAGCAGGACTTCAGTTGCTTATGTATTTTTCTGTaagtttgtttacattttaatttcaccAGGTTGTCATCCAGACATGAAGTGCCAATTTAATGTCATTTACAAGGAATCTTACACAACGCACACTctttgaaacaaaacaaaacttgcaAGCAAGAGTTTCCTTTGTAATGCAAAAGTAGTGACTTCCTTTggagaatattcacaacatttttacacacacacacacacacacacacacacacagacacacacacacacacacacacacacacacaaaaaaagcccTCATTCATTACTGAAGTCTTTTTTAGTTTGCTAATGAGCCAGTGTGATTTTACTTGTTTTGCAACAATAATAAAAGGGTTTGTttttgaatatatattttactgctgttttttaTCATCACTgttgtggaaaaaagttagaaaGGTGCTCTTCCAGCCCATGGCACTGGCTATGTCCTCAATGTCCCTGTTAAACCCAGCGCAGTTCCTCACAGTCTGCTCCCAAAACTTCTCAGAGCTGAAGAGCTGGTACAATCCGGTTAGAGCACAGCACAACATACACGTGAACACAAATGAATTtgaacacaagaaaaaaacaatagacACTAAAGCATTATTTCTGTATCATCGAACAAATCCAGTACTTTACCGTTGTCCTCACCGTTTTGAATCTGCGTGACGTCTGTGCCAGCAGTGCCGTGTCTTTCAGCTCGAGGCAGTACATGATTCGGAGCATGATGTCATCAGGTAAACGCTCCAGGTAATCAAACTTTCCTTGGCACAGTGCTGCTGTGTAATCCAGGATCCTTTGCCCAAAAACAGCACCGACTTCATCTGCAGATGATAAGTCGACAAACACAGCCCTTTCTATGTCAAATTATAAACCCAAACAAGATTCAGAAATAGGTTAGAAAAGAATATTATCAAGAACTTCATGGAAGTGGGAGTGATGATTTCGATGAAGAAAACTTACACTGTAGAGTTTTATCATTTTGGAAGTCCTGATGGGATGTCTTCTGCTGATTTGGGGGAAGACCTCTGCATTCAAGTCGCAAAGAAATCCTCCATGAGGTTAGTATTACCTAAATTTAGAGGGGAAAAACAAAGATGGGACTTCAAGACTTTAATCCAGGAGACTCTCTTGAAGTAGTGGCTACAAGATGCCGATATGCTACTGGAACAGGGCAAATGATTTTACTAAAACATATTGCTATTAGCTTGTTATTTGTTAAGCATAAATATTAGAAAATAGTAGCAAAGCCATATTTAAAGCTAAATAACGTGAAAATTAAGCTAGCCTCAAATAGAGGGATTGTTTTTATAAGCACGCTTTATACAGTTACTCCTCGAAAGtctgttatataaataatacataACCTCGTTTTTGGTAATGACAAGTTGAAAAAAATCCTTTTGAGGCGGCGGACCCTGACCACTAATTTCAAACAGTCTATCCCCAAGCAAAGACGCCATTTTGGACGCAAAAAATGTTGCCATGACAACTAAAAAGCAACTAAAACTGTCTTTGCACAACGACTCATGAAACGGACCGATTGCTTTTTCATTGATGTTGGGTAATAACAAAAAGTTATGCGGGGCATATTAATTTTACATATATGTCTGTTgaaggggggaggaggggggtcacGACCCAGCGGATTGATACTTAATATTTATGACAAGCTAATGTTACCGATGACTTCAGTGATTCAGCGACTGTCTCTGGATGCCTACAAAAATAGTTGAATTGTCTTCATTAGAAACCCGTCGCTTTGTTTCGAAAGAGCAGCCGATCCAGTGCTCGCGCTCGCTTTGTTGACTGAAAGCAAGCAGATACAGAAAATAAGGAGAAAACTAGTCCCGGAGCGGATGAATCACGCGGAGGTATATTGCGGTTGTAGGCCCCTCAGCTGATGTGAAACTAGCAGTGGTAGAGAGAAAAGAGGAGCTGGTGCACTGTCTGTTACAACTACAACACTGGAACAAATAGGTAACAACATTATACCAAAAGGTAGACATTTTCACTGACATTTAAACCTGTAGTCTTTTGGGATTTTGACAGTATTTAACCTCGAAATACATCGGAAGAATGGGTGTTGCGAAAATAACTCGAATCCCGGTCCtgctttcctgttttttttgtgtctaAAGGTATCAGGGGCCATTTCTTTTTGCTAGTTAGCGTTTACTTGCTAACTGCTAGCTAGACAACTTGTTAATGTTTGGGAAATTTTGATCAAAACTTTATCATAAACACTGAATTGGTGCGGTGTTGCCAAAAACGCTGTTTTCAACACAAATCATTTTAACCATCCTGTCGAGCTGGCAAAATGTTAGCCATCGACAACAAGGCTCGCTAACGTTAATTAGCTGGCATGCCAAGGTTAGCTGGTAACAGCTATAACGCTCTTGTTTGATTAAACATCGTAAGCTGCGCGACAGTCCTGTAGCTGCTAATTCGGTCTCGACGGGGTTAGTAATGTGGTGTTACCTCGGCTCCCAGCTTAATTGAAAACAGCGAGGTATTTTAAAGCCAATAGCcggctgtttatttattttttttgtcagctTACTGTTTGCGAGAGAACGGTCATTGAAGAAACCCTCGCTGTGGCTAGGCTAGTATTAGCTTGCTAATGATAACCTAGCCGTGACGCTTTGAATTCTGAGCAAGGTACTTTAACGGTAGTTGAATGAGTTGTTTGGCGTTATGTGTCCCATTTACCCAAGTCTTAACAAGAACCATGTGCTGTGTTGGCACGCTGTTTGTTAGTGGTCAACTTGTCTTCCTGGCTAACAGTAGCTAAAAGGCTAGCCAGCGCTGTAGTAGTGAGAGGGAGGCACTGGCCTTAAGTCAGCTCAGAAAATATTGTTAGCCATCCTTATAGCTTACCAACATTAGTTGGGAGTCTGTCTGTACATAACAATTCGCGCTGACAATTGCATGGAGAGTGTAGAACTGTATCAGCGTCGTTACATGTCTAGGTGACAGTTGTGTATTTTGGATTTATTTACCCCCATCAATCGTAGACGGTGAGCTTGCTTACGAAACACAAACGTATTTCTCTTTTCTCTAAACTTGATTGTcagcccccaccaccaccacacacacacacacacacacacacgcacgcgtaCACGTACACGTACACAGAGCTGTGTGTCCTGGCAATCTGACTGCCAACTTAGCTTGCGTTAGTTTACTTGTAGCCTGCTAGCTTTATTACATTAAACCGCTGTCGAAAGACGGGTCTTGTCGATGTTGCCTTTTTTTCGACGTGAAGCTAATTTCGGATGAACCCGATCGTTATTCGCCAGTTGGAGGGGCGTATTTGCCATTTAGTAAGCATTATGTCGTTTCGTAACCCAAACAAGCTAGCTTCTCAAATGTGACAATTTGTTTGGCTAGGGTACTAGCTGAATAGGTTGACACACCGGCACGCCAACTACGCATTTCAGTGTAACCGTTGCTACGTTAGCCAGCGTAACTTTAACTAACTGCTGGCCCGCAGTTAGCAAGTCTTCTagcgttttctcttttttagatTCAAGATGTAAACGCCACAAGCTTCGCTTTTGGATGTGTGAAGCTTTTCTGTATAAATAAACCGATACGATGGAGGTATTGTTAAAATGTATGGGGCTTGCTAGGATATTAAGTGGCTAAACATGCTAGCGTTAGTCGGTGGTGGACAACTACGTCAGAAATATAGGCCTCTGTAAATCATGGGTATAAAAAATCGGACACTTCAGTTCTTGTTTTAGTTATGTGGTAAAATAAACTGGGTCGATGGTCTATGTGAGGCTGTAAATCATTTGATGAGCTTAACTAATACCATTATACTCTAGTGGGGAACACCAGTTGTCAGAATGGACGAATAACAAAGACTAGGATGCACTGTCAGTGCAGGCCTAACATGGCCCAGTGAGCTTGGCAAGTGTGTCGTATTTTTATCATCAGTATCCGTGATATCATAGTTTAACTTGTGACTTAAATAGTCAGATGcttttgaaaagaaaattaaaaacatatttatttaggGATTCAATGGTTTTTGTCTAGCAAATAATGAAATCATCTTCCTGTATGTGTTTAGATCAAGTTAATCAATTGTCTTATCAGTACTGTCACTTTATTGACTCCTGTGAGTTAGATACATGCATTCACTTctaatgttaaaaagaaaacttcTGTACTATTCTGATCAATTAAACTGTTAAGATTGTACTGCACCCCTAACACTAAGCACACTGGATCAGATATATAAATTTTATACAATGCTGTAGTCATTTTGAAGCATAATTGCTGTTGGCAGTTAGTTTAGGACTTAAACTGAAACCAGAAAAGAATTAAATTATAGTCTACCGTATTGTATGTTTATTTTAATTAGGCTGTGAC containing:
- the fbxo36a gene encoding F-box only protein 36a isoform X2, whose product is MATFFASKMASLLGDRLFEISGQGPPPQKDFFQLVITKNEVILTSWRISLRLECRGLPPNQQKTSHQDFQNDKTLQYEVGAVFGQRILDYTAALCQGKFDYLERLPDDIMLRIMYCLELKDTALLAQTSRRFKTLFSSEKFWEQTVRNCAGFNRDIEDIASAMGWKSTFLTFFHNSDDKKQQ
- the fbxo36a gene encoding F-box only protein 36a isoform X1, coding for MATFFASKMASLLGDRLFEISGQGPPPQKDFFQLVITKNEVILTSWRISLRLECRGLPPNQQKTSHQDFQNDKTLQYEVGAVFGQRILDYTAALCQGKFDYLERLPDDIMLRIMYCLELKDTALLAQTSRRFKTVRTTLFSSEKFWEQTVRNCAGFNRDIEDIASAMGWKSTFLTFFHNSDDKKQQ